The following are encoded together in the Syngnathus scovelli strain Florida chromosome 12, RoL_Ssco_1.2, whole genome shotgun sequence genome:
- the chst3a gene encoding carbohydrate sulfotransferase 3a → MKFKYAAVFIFIVALVIMEKESNIISRMSDKILQRPAPQQSTQSSLDYSNTTQTEFNVMLSNVSEESWNLSQELPNHGQKNILLMATTRTGSSFMGELFNQHGENMFYLFEPLWHVEDTMKTTRNSSLLPGIYRDLLQGLFLCDFTQMEKFLYPPAQDHVASWLFRRYSSLSLCEEQVCSPFIKEVFERHRCKNRQCGPLNLTLASQSCLSKQYRAIKSVRVHQLEMLRPLVEDPRMNIKIIQLVRDPRAIVVSRMVAFSLKYQTLKPSEQEGQVPENDETWKNLKGNCDNMKRSAELGLSQPRWLRRSYMLVRYEDIARNPIQKAEEMYRFTGIPFSPKAREWVLKNTQTTRDANDFFSTQRNSSEQAEKWRYGIPFTLAQAVQRLCGPTMKLFGYKFVDDAKTLVNKSISLCEDKTFH, encoded by the exons atgaagttcaAATATGCGGCAGTCTTCATCTTTATCGTGGCGTTGGTCATCATGGAAAAGGAAAGCAATATCATATCAAG AATGTCGGATAAGATCCTGCAAAGACCAGCTCCACAGCAGAGCACACAATCTTCACTGGATTACAGCAACACGACCCAAACCGAGTTCAACGTGATGCTCTCCAACGTTTCAGAAGAGAGTTGGAATCTAAGCCAAGAACTTCCAAATCATGGTCAGAAGAACATCTTACTCATGGCCACCACAAGAACTGGGTCTTCATTCATGGGGGAACTCTTTAACCAGCACGGAGAGAACATGTTCTACCTCTTTGAGCCTCTGTGGCATGTCGAAGACACCATGAAGACGACAAGGAACAGTAGTTTGTTGCCGGGGATTTATCGGGATCTACTCCAGGGTCTCTTCTTGTGTGACTTCACCCAAATGGAGAAGTTCCTCTACCCCCCTGCCCAGGACCACGTGGCCTCGTGGCTATTCCGCAGATATTCCAGTTTGTCCTTGTGCGAAGAACAAGTCTGTAGCCCCTTCATCAAGGAGGTTTTTGAAAG GCACCGCTGTAAAAATCGACAGTGCGGTCCCCTCAACCTGACCCTTGCTTCGCAGTCATGCCTTTCCAAACAATACCGAGCCATTAAGTCCGTTCGAGTGCATCAGTTGGAAATGCTGCGCCCTCTGGTGGAGGACCCTCGCATGAACATCAAAATAATCCAGTTAGTCCGAGATCCACGTGCCATAGTGGTGTCACGCATGGTGGCCTTCTCTTTAAAGTACCAGACGTTGAAGCCTTCGGAGCAGGAGGGTCAGGTGCCCGAGAATGACGAAACGTGGAAAAACTTAAAAGGGAACTGCGACAACATGAAAAGGTCCGCCGAGTTGGGCCTGAGCCAACCGCGCTGGCTGAGGAGAAGCTACATGTTGGTGCGCTACGAAGACATCGCTCGCAACCCGATACAGAAAGCGGAGGAGATGTACAGATTCACGGGGATCCCGTTCAGCCCCAAAGCTCGCGAGTGGGTCTTGAAGAACACCCAAACCACACGGGATGCCAACGACTTCTTCTCCACCCAAAGGAATTCGTCAGAGCAGGCGGAGAAATGGAGATATGGAATTCCTTTCACATTAGCTCAGGCGGTGCAGCGACTGTGCGGACCTACCATGAAGCTCTTCGGCTACAAGTTTGTGGACGATGCAAAAACCCTCGTCAATAAGTCCATCAGCTTGTGTGAGGACAAGACATTTCACTAA